Below is a window of Pogoniulus pusillus isolate bPogPus1 chromosome 2, bPogPus1.pri, whole genome shotgun sequence DNA.
CGCCCCCGCCCCACTAGTCCCCGAAAAAATGGCCGACAGGCTAATTTGTGCCTGTCCCGTGTCGTCCGCCCCATCTCCTTCTACCCCAACAGCCTCGCCACCGCCACCCCAATACATGCATGGGAGGGAAGGATCGCAGAGGCCGTGGCCGGGCGTGCCGTGCCGCCCGAGCATCCCCTGCCGCTTCGCCTCCACCTCGGCTCCACCAAGGGGAGCAAAGCTCCGTTCTCCCCCCCACTACGACACACGTCGGGGCTCCCCTCCGCCTGCCCGCTAGGATGAGCCGTGCACCATCCTCTACACCGCTCGGGGGCAGGGCCTGCTGGCCGGGCAGCGGCTTCGCCGCGCAGTCCGCAGGACGAGAGTGTCGGCGGCCCGTCACCGGGAGCAGCGGCCTCTCCCGGGGTTCTCCTGGTTTCTTTTAGCGGGGACAACAGCTCCCTCCAGAAAGCTGACCTATCCTCACGGGGCCTTTCTCCGCCACCACCCCGGAGATCCGCCGCCGCCCAGGTCCTTCAGGCTTTCCGGCGGCCGATCCTAGCCGGGAACCCCCGACCCTGCCAGTAGTTCCCTCCAGGAACCTCAGTCGAAAGCAGTGCCGACCCTCCACCGCTCCACTCCCAAGGCCGGGATGGGGCCAGGTGAAGTGTCACAGAGCTCGCCGGCAAAGCAGCCCGGCCTTGGGGTACATCCTTGGGGAAGTATCCAGCCAGGAGGCTACCCCCGGATGCTGTGCACGCTGGTCTGGCCCGACTCTGGGGGAGTGGAAAGGGGTGAAAGCCCTGGAGAGAGTGATCTACAAAAATCCTTCCGACAGCTGCCAGGCTCGGCGGGCGGCCACGGGCCCGCAGACCCCCGTCAACAACAGCCGCAGCCGAGGCCACCCCGTCGCCGAGTAGGCCGAAAGctcttctcctggcacagcctttCCGCAGAGTGCGGACTCTCCCAGCGGCTCGGCGGCGTCTGCCAGCGGGGAGAGGGATAGGACCAGGCAAGATGCTCCTGGGCTTGGTCGGCGAAGGGGCAGAGGGCCCTGGGAGTGAATGGCTTTTTCCCGGCACCTTGCAGGAGGATGCCGACGCCTCCGAATGCCGCAGCCCGCTCGTCCCTCCCCGGAGCCCGGAGAAGAGGACGGGGCCATGGGCAGCTtcaagcaaaacaaagaaagaggCCGTGCTGAACCAGCCTGCCGTCGCCCTTTCCCTCTACGGGCTGGGGCGAGCACCAGGCTGCAGTGAGAACATACGGAAATAATCCTCTTCCCGAAGAAAGGGGAGTAAAGGAAATAAAGGCGCAAGTGCAAAACTCCTGGCACACGGCGGTCCTGGGAATCGGTAGCAATATACCCGTGGCCGGGCCGGCCGGGAGCAGGGGCCGCGCCGTCTGACAGCTCTATCACTCCATCAATCACTCGAGTCAATCAAAGTGGCTTTTCTGAGTTTCAAGTCGCTGGACGTGTCAATAACGCGGGGATGGACATGGCTCGGCCGATATTGACCGCCAGCGGGAAGCAGCCAGGCCTGAGAGCGCGGAGCGGGGCCAGGGCCGGATAGCGCCGCCTTCTCCGAGTCACGGAGCTGTCCCCAGGCAGCCGGCCCGGAGACCCCTGGTTCCGAACAGGGGAGCCCACCCCGACCCCGGCCCGCTCTGCCGGATCCCTGGCTGCTGGGGGGCACTGGAGGATCCTACCTCCTCTCCCTCCGCTTcgttaaaacaaaaaaaaaggcaattacaAATGGAAACTAAGGGTGATAAAGGAAGGGGATGTCAGGGACACCGCGGTAGAGTGAAGGAAAGGGACGGCAGAAGGGCATGTGGGTCGGGAAGACCAAGCAGACAGCTCCCACTGGGGCGGCCCGGGCAGAGGCATGTCGCCTCGCCGAGAGCCGGGCCGCAAACCAGGGCTGAGAGCACCGGTTCCCGCGACAACGCGCGGCCTAAGGGCCTGTCTGGCTCTGTCTTGCCGCAGAAGCCCCTAcaagcagcctctcctccacctTCCTAAAAAAAATGTTCTTCGCCTTCCGAGAAAGCATCCCTCCCAACAggcacctccagcagctgcccaatATGTGGCTCAGGTTTCCCCACCTCCGACACCCCCGAAAGGCCACcggcacaaaaaaaaagagtaaaaaaacGCAGGCgaagagagcagaggcagcctctGCCTTCCTCCGCGACTCTCCCAGCCGAGGCAGCTGCGCTGCAGAACATCCCGGACTGCGGCAAGCCGGGGTGGGCAGGGGGCACGAGAAGGGGGTCGCTCCCTGCCGTCTCTCAGCATCGACACACGGCCGAATCGGAGCCCGGCGTCACATTCAAATTtgggagatgaggaggaggaagggggggtagGGGTGGGGGGGACGCGTTTCCTCTCGCCCCGGGTGACCCaggacaccccccaccccccgcgcCTCCCCACGCGAGGTTCTCAGCAGGCCGGGAGCCAAAGCAAaggagggaagaggggaaaggaaagggcgGGGGGGAGCGGGGGGGAGAACCTTGTCACGATTTTAACAGCTCCCAGATGCGCCGCGGTTCCTTACCCGAGGACGGTCTGTCTGAATACCTAGTGCAGTAGACCCAGGCAGGCCACACCAGCGGCTGTTGAGAGTCGGGCTTTATAACAGGTCCTCCATTATTAGAGCCCATGAGGAGGATGGCGGGGCTGCCGTGCTCCCCGTACTTCGCCGGGTGAGTCTCGCCCCCGTCGGTGGGGGGCTTGGCCGCCCCCGACGCCGCCGCTACCGCCGCGGCGGGGCTGCCtttggcggcggcggcggcgacgggcggcggcggcggcgcggagcCGTCGGGACGGCAGTTCGAGTCcgggcagaggagagagggcGGATTGGGCGGCCGGGCCAGCAGCGGGTTGACGTTTTCTCTACCTGAGCTCTGCCCCCGGTCTCCATCCCGCTCccggctgcctcctcctcctccaccgcCGGCCGGCGCGGGTGGCTCCTTCTTGCAGCCGAAGTCCGGCCTCAGGATGTTGTCGATGAAAAAGTTGGTGGTGCGGTGGGGTGGCGGCGGcaggggcggcggcggg
It encodes the following:
- the EN1 gene encoding homeobox protein engrailed-1, yielding MEEPPEGHGHRDAAPGPASSGSDGESVPVSPSPAPASPAAPCPLPLPRRRHPPPPPPPLPPPPHRTTNFFIDNILRPDFGCKKEPPAPAGGGGGGGSRERDGDRGQSSGRENVNPLLARPPNPPSLLCPDSNCRPDGSAPPPPPVAAAAAKGSPAAAVAAASGAAKPPTDGGETHPAKYGEHGSPAILLMGSNNGGPVIKPDSQQPLVWPAWVYCTRYSDRPSSGPRTRKLKKKKTEKEDKRPRTAFTAEQLQRLKAEFQANRYITEQRRQSLAQELSLNESQIKIWFQNKRAKIKKATGIKNGLALHLMAQGLYNHSTTTVQDKEESE